A region of Saccharococcus thermophilus DNA encodes the following proteins:
- a CDS encoding 4-hydroxy-3-methylbut-2-enyl diphosphate reductase, with the protein MEVIKITPRGYCYGVVDAMVIARNAALDPTLPRPIYILGMIVHNKHVTDAFAEEGIITLDGENRLEILEKIDKGTVIFTAHGVSPEVKKRAREKGLVTIDATCPDVTKTHNLIQEKLADGYEIIYIGKKGHPEPEGAVGIDPTRIHLVETVEDVECLAIQSDRVMVTNQTTMSQWDVADIMEKVKEKYPHVEMHKEICLATQLRQEAVAEQAKEADVTIVVGDPRSNNSNRLAQVSEEIAGTKAYRVADVTEIDINWIKDAKKVAVTAGASTPTPITKEVIDFLEQFDPNDPTTWKRERNVPLQKILPKVKAKKETKK; encoded by the coding sequence ATGGAAGTGATTAAAATTACCCCGCGCGGCTACTGCTACGGGGTTGTCGATGCGATGGTTATCGCAAGAAATGCCGCCTTAGATCCTACATTGCCACGACCGATTTATATTCTTGGAATGATCGTTCACAATAAACATGTTACCGATGCATTTGCCGAAGAAGGAATTATCACGCTAGACGGGGAAAACCGGCTAGAGATTCTCGAAAAAATCGACAAAGGAACCGTCATCTTTACCGCGCACGGCGTATCTCCTGAAGTGAAAAAACGGGCGCGCGAAAAAGGGCTTGTTACGATTGATGCGACCTGTCCGGATGTAACAAAAACGCACAATTTGATCCAGGAAAAGCTAGCCGACGGATACGAAATTATTTACATCGGCAAAAAAGGCCATCCCGAACCGGAGGGAGCGGTCGGCATTGATCCAACACGCATTCATCTTGTCGAAACGGTTGAAGATGTAGAATGTCTGGCGATTCAAAGCGACCGCGTCATGGTCACAAACCAAACGACGATGAGCCAATGGGACGTTGCCGATATTATGGAAAAAGTAAAAGAAAAATATCCGCATGTCGAAATGCATAAAGAAATTTGCCTCGCTACCCAGCTCCGTCAAGAAGCGGTGGCGGAACAGGCGAAAGAAGCCGACGTGACGATTGTCGTCGGCGACCCGCGCAGCAATAACTCTAACCGCCTCGCCCAAGTATCGGAAGAAATCGCCGGCACGAAAGCATATCGCGTTGCCGATGTAACGGAAATTGACATTAACTGGATTAAAGATGCAAAAAAAGTGGCCGTCACGGCAGGAGCCTCGACTCCTACTCCTATAACGAAGGAAGTCATCGACTTTTTAGAGCAGTTTGATCCAAACGATCCGACAACATGGAAACGTGAACGAAACGTACCATTGCAAAAAATATTGCCGAAAGTAAAGGCAAAGAAAGAAACAAAAAAATGA
- a CDS encoding Nif3-like dinuclear metal center hexameric protein produces the protein MSKIPYGYEIIQLLEQFAPKHLAMEGDRIGLQIGTLNKPVQKVMIALDVLEDVIDEAIAEGVDFIIAHHPPLYRPLKQLVTDQAQGRMIEKCLKHNIAIYAAHTNLDIADGGVNDWLAEALGLEQVEVLVPTYEEPLKKLVVYVPETHADLVREAIGNAGAGHIGNYSHCTFNGRGIGTFLPLEGANPFIGKAGALEKVEEVRIETIVPASLQNKVIAAMLHAHPYEEVAYDIYPLENKGKIFGLGRIGRLPRAMTLDEFAEHVKKSLDVPAVRVVGNLQDTVQKVAVVGGDGNKYISQAKSVGADVYVTGDVYYHVAHDAMMLGLNIVDPGHNVEKVMKQGLARFLEAELEKRQFAASIYVSKVHTDPFTFV, from the coding sequence GTGAGCAAAATTCCATACGGTTACGAAATCATTCAGCTGTTGGAACAGTTTGCCCCGAAACATTTGGCAATGGAAGGTGACAGAATCGGTCTGCAAATTGGGACGTTAAATAAACCGGTTCAAAAAGTGATGATTGCGTTAGATGTTTTAGAGGATGTCATCGATGAAGCGATCGCCGAAGGAGTCGATTTCATTATCGCTCATCACCCGCCGCTTTACCGTCCGTTAAAGCAGCTCGTTACCGATCAGGCGCAAGGGCGCATGATAGAAAAATGCCTAAAACATAATATTGCTATTTATGCCGCCCATACGAATTTAGATATTGCCGATGGAGGAGTCAATGACTGGCTAGCGGAAGCGCTAGGATTGGAGCAAGTAGAAGTACTCGTTCCAACATATGAAGAACCACTGAAAAAATTGGTCGTTTATGTTCCGGAAACACACGCCGATCTTGTGCGGGAGGCAATCGGAAACGCGGGGGCGGGCCACATCGGCAACTACAGCCATTGCACGTTTAACGGTCGTGGCATCGGTACGTTTTTGCCTTTAGAAGGAGCCAATCCGTTTATCGGAAAGGCGGGGGCGCTGGAAAAAGTAGAAGAAGTCCGTATTGAAACCATTGTGCCCGCTTCTTTGCAAAACAAGGTGATTGCTGCAATGTTGCATGCGCATCCATATGAAGAAGTAGCGTATGATATATACCCGCTTGAAAATAAAGGGAAAATATTTGGACTAGGAAGAATTGGCCGCTTGCCACGGGCAATGACGCTTGATGAGTTTGCCGAGCATGTAAAAAAATCGTTGGACGTACCAGCTGTCCGTGTTGTCGGCAATTTGCAAGATACGGTACAAAAAGTCGCGGTAGTGGGCGGAGACGGAAACAAATACATTTCACAGGCCAAATCGGTTGGAGCGGACGTGTATGTCACCGGAGATGTTTATTACCATGTTGCACATGACGCCATGATGCTGGGGCTAAATATAGTGGACCCAGGGCATAACGTAGAGAAAGTCATGAAACAAGGTCTCGCCCGCTTTTTAGAAGCTGAATTGGAAAAGCGGCAGTTTGCAGCGTCCATTTATGTCTCGAAAGTGCATACCGACCCGTTTACATTTGTATAA